In Mycobacterium sp. Aquia_213, the sequence GAGCATTCCGGGATCCGGCAGGAGGCACTGGTATCTTCGCGTCCGGCGCGAACACGTCCAGCGCCGAGAATTGGGTAGACCTGATGCTTGATCCAAGGCCGATGTAGTGGCTTCTGCAGTTGGTGGCGAACAATCCCCGGCACCGCGGGCCCGTCGTCGGGCATCGCGGGCGGCAGGCCCGGCGAAGAGTGAGTCGAGCGCGCCCACCGAGGTTGCGCTCGAGGCTCCAGCGGAGCCCAAGAAGCAACCGGCCAAACGCGTCAAGACCCTCAAGTCGATCAAGCCGCCACCGCGGCGCCGGCCGAATGGGCGCCTGGTCGGCTGGATTTCGTTCGCCGCCGCGCTGCTGGCGATTGGTGCGCTGGCCGGCTGCCTGACCGCCCTGGTCGTTTCGCAAAGCCACGCCGAGGCGGGGCAGGCCCGCGATCAACGCTTCGTCGACACCGCCACGCAGACGGTGCAAAACATGTTCAGCTACAAGCAGGACAACGTCGATGACAGCGTGAACCGGTTTTACAACGGCACCAGCGGCCCGCTGCGCGGCATGCTCGGCGCCAACAACAACATCGAAAACCTCAAGGCCCTGTTCCGCTCCACCAACGCGACATCCGAGGCAGTGATCAACGGCGCGGCTCTGGAAGGCATTGACACGGTTACCGATAACGCCTCGGTGCTGGTGTCGGTGCGTGTCACGGTGGCCGACATCGACGGTGTGCACAAGCCGTCCATGCCGTACCGGCTGCGGGTCATCGTGCACGAAGATGAGCACGGGCACATGACGGGTTACGACCTGAAATACCCCGACGGGGGCAACTGATGCGGTGGC encodes:
- a CDS encoding mammalian cell entry protein; this translates as MASAVGGEQSPAPRARRRASRAAGPAKSESSAPTEVALEAPAEPKKQPAKRVKTLKSIKPPPRRRPNGRLVGWISFAAALLAIGALAGCLTALVVSQSHAEAGQARDQRFVDTATQTVQNMFSYKQDNVDDSVNRFYNGTSGPLRGMLGANNNIENLKALFRSTNATSEAVINGAALEGIDTVTDNASVLVSVRVTVADIDGVHKPSMPYRLRVIVHEDEHGHMTGYDLKYPDGGN